The following proteins come from a genomic window of Pannonibacter sp. XCT-53:
- the purH gene encoding bifunctional phosphoribosylaminoimidazolecarboxamide formyltransferase/IMP cyclohydrolase — protein MAVVSKGVPVPPLVSVKRALLSVSDKTGLLQFAKDLADRGVELISTGGTRKTLADAGLPVKDISEVTGFPEIMDGRVKTLHPMVHGGLLAIRDDAEHTAAMQAHGIAGIDLLCVNLYPFEDTVASGADYATGVENIDIGGPAMTRAAAKNHAYVTVVVDPADYAAVIAALDENNGQSPVALRKRLAQKAFARTAAYDAAVSNWLAAEIGNEAPDYRAMGGKLAEVMRYGENPHQSAGFYTNGERRFGVATARQLQGKTLSYNNINDTDAAFELVSEFDPARTKAVAIIKHANPCGVAEGASIRAAYELALRCDPVSAFGGIVALNDILDAEAAEEIVKIFTEVIIAPAATDEAVEIVAKKKNLRLLVTGGLADPRAPGLAVKSVAGGLLVQSRDNGVVDDLDLKVVTRRAPSAQELADLKFAFRVAKHVKSNAIVYARDGATVGIGAGQMSRVDSARIAARKALDATEAAGLATPLTKGCVVASDAFFPFADGLLSAAEAGATAVIQPGGSMRDDEVIAAADEAGLAMVLTGMRHFRH, from the coding sequence ATGGCCGTGGTGTCCAAGGGGGTCCCCGTTCCCCCGCTCGTTTCCGTCAAGCGCGCCCTTCTCTCCGTCTCAGACAAGACCGGACTGCTGCAATTCGCCAAGGACCTTGCCGATCGCGGCGTGGAGCTGATCTCCACCGGCGGCACCCGCAAGACACTGGCCGATGCCGGCCTGCCGGTGAAGGACATTTCCGAAGTCACCGGCTTCCCGGAAATCATGGATGGCCGCGTCAAGACGCTGCACCCGATGGTGCACGGCGGCCTGCTGGCGATCCGCGACGATGCGGAGCACACGGCGGCCATGCAGGCCCACGGCATCGCCGGCATCGACCTGCTCTGCGTCAACCTCTATCCCTTCGAGGACACGGTTGCCTCCGGCGCCGACTATGCCACCGGCGTCGAGAACATCGACATCGGCGGCCCGGCCATGACCCGCGCAGCCGCCAAGAACCACGCCTATGTGACCGTGGTCGTCGATCCGGCCGACTATGCGGCCGTCATTGCGGCCCTGGACGAGAACAACGGCCAGTCGCCGGTCGCGCTGCGCAAGCGGCTGGCGCAGAAGGCCTTTGCCCGCACCGCCGCCTATGACGCTGCCGTGTCGAACTGGCTCGCGGCCGAGATCGGCAATGAGGCTCCGGATTACCGCGCGATGGGCGGCAAGCTCGCCGAAGTGATGCGCTACGGCGAGAACCCGCACCAGTCGGCCGGCTTCTACACCAACGGCGAACGCCGCTTCGGGGTGGCAACCGCGCGTCAGCTGCAGGGCAAGACCCTGTCCTACAACAACATCAACGACACCGACGCGGCCTTCGAGCTGGTGAGCGAATTTGATCCGGCACGGACCAAGGCCGTCGCCATCATCAAGCACGCCAACCCCTGCGGCGTTGCCGAAGGCGCGTCGATCAGGGCGGCCTACGAGCTGGCCCTGCGCTGTGACCCGGTTTCGGCCTTCGGCGGCATCGTCGCGTTGAACGACATCCTGGACGCCGAGGCAGCCGAAGAGATCGTGAAGATCTTCACCGAGGTGATCATCGCCCCGGCCGCGACCGACGAGGCCGTCGAGATCGTGGCAAAGAAGAAGAACCTGCGGCTGCTGGTGACCGGCGGTCTCGCCGATCCGCGGGCTCCGGGCCTTGCCGTCAAGTCGGTCGCCGGCGGCCTGCTGGTGCAGTCGCGCGACAATGGCGTGGTCGATGACCTTGACCTGAAGGTCGTGACCAGGCGCGCGCCGAGCGCCCAGGAACTGGCCGACCTGAAGTTCGCCTTCCGCGTTGCCAAGCACGTGAAGTCCAACGCCATCGTCTACGCCAGGGACGGGGCGACGGTCGGCATCGGTGCGGGCCAGATGAGCCGCGTGGACAGCGCCCGCATCGCCGCACGCAAGGCGCTCGACGCCACCGAGGCCGCCGGTCTGGCGACGCCGCTGACCAAGGGCTGTGTCGTTGCCTCGGATGCCTTCTTCCCGTTTGCCGACGGCCTGCTGTCGGCAGCCGAGGCCGGCGCCACGGCGGTTATCCAGCCCGGTGGCTCCATGCGCGACGACGAAGTCATTGCTGCCGCAGATGAAGCGGGCCTGGCGATGGTGCTGACGGGGATGCGGCATTTCCGTCACTGA